Below is a genomic region from Campylobacter geochelonis.
AAAGATGATAGAAATGGCTAAAAAAGAGGGCATAAATGTAACTTGTGAAGCAACTCCGCACCATTTTACTTTTACGGATGAAAATTTGATGAGTTATGATACAAACTTTAAAATGTCTCCACCACTTCGCGAAGTAAGCGATAAAGAGGCGGTTAGAAATGCGCTAAAAAGCGGTTTAGTAGATGTTATAGCCACAGATCATGCTCCTCATCTTGATGATGAAAAATTTGTTGAGTTTGACAAAGCGCCATTTGGTATCATCGGACTTCAGACTTTAGTTCCGCTTAGTTTAAAGCTTGTTGAAGAGGGCGTTATAAGCCTTGAGCGAATGGTTGAATTAACTTCAACAAACCCAGCGCGGATTTTAAAACTAAACAACAAAGGTAGGATTAAAGAGGGATACTTAGCCGATATTGCTATTATTGATCCCAATTTAGAATATATTTACGATGCCAAACTTAACAAATCTAAGTCTATAAATTCGCCTCTTTTTGGTAAAAAACTTAAAGGCGCGGCGGTTATGACTATAAAAAGTGGCAAGATAGTTTGGAATTTTCCAAATTTGTTAATTTGAGTAAAAAAATTTAAAAAAGTCTTGACAAAAAGAAATAATTTTTATATAATTACATTTCTTTTTTCAGGCATTCCGGATTAGCTCAGCGGTAGAGTAGTCGGCTGTTAACCGATTGGTCGCTGGTTCGAATCCAGCATCCGGAGCCACTTCATTTAAATTATTTATCAAAATATAAGATTATAAAATAGCTTAAAAATTTTATCAAAATGTTTATTCTAAATTTAAAATCAATTTTTACATAAAAAAATATCTGAAATGATTATAAAATATTATATTTTAACAACAAAACTAACATCTAAAAAACAAATTTACAAAACCCTGCCGCAAAAACATAAATTTAAGGTATAATATCAGATTGATTTAGATACAGACTTACACTCTTAAACTTACATCAACAAATACACAAAAAAAGAGAGATATGCAAATAAACGAATTTAGCATTTTTGGTTTAGACCAAAACATCGAACAGGCCCTGCTTGAAGCAGGATTTAAAACTCCAAGTCCAGTGCAAAAAGAGGCGATTCCGCTCGCACTTGAGGGCTTTGATATGGTGGTTCAAGCCCACACTGGCACAGGAAAAACAGCAGCATTTGGACTTCCTATAATGAGCAAAATGGTATGCGATGGCAGTATTGAAACGCTTGTGGTTACCCCAACAAGGGAACTTTGTATACAAGTTAGCGATGAGCTTTACAGACTTGGCAAATACAAAGGCGTAAAAACAGCTAGCATTTATGGCGGACAAAGTTATTCAAGACAAATTTCACAAGTAAATGGTGAAGCTTCTATCATCGTAGCGACTCCAGGAAGGCTACTTGATCTTTTAAAATCAGGCAAAATTGAAATAAATCCTAAATTTATCATCTTAGATGAAGCTGATGAAATGCTTGATATGGGCTTTTTAGATGATATTAAAGAAATTTTAAAATTTACTCCGCCAAGCGCGCAAAAGCTGCTGTTTTCTGCGACTATGCCAGAGCCGATTAAAAAAATCGCAAAAGAATTTCTACACGACGCAAAATATGTAAAAATCGTCTCTGATACCTCTACAAATGTAGATATCGAGCAAGAGTATTATGTCGTAGAAGAGAGCGAGAGAACGGACGCCACTATAAGATTAATCGACTTTTATGAGCCACAAAAAGCCATTATTTTTTGTCGTATGAAAAAAGAAGCCGACGCACTTGCTCATACGCTTTTAGCAAAAGGTCATCCATCAAAAGCTTTGCATGGCGATATGGATCAAAAAGATAGAGAAGCGACAATTAGAGCATTTAAAAAAGGCGATGTTGAGATACTTGTAGCTACTGATGTCGCTGCTCGTGGGCTTGATATTGACGGTGTTAGTCATGTTTTTAACTATCACATCCCGTTTAATCCACAAAGCTATGTTCACAGAATCGGAAGAACCGGTAGAGCAGGGCATAAAGGACTTGCTATAACTCTTGTTAGCCCACAAGAATTTCGTGATTTGCAACGTATAAAACAAAGTGTTGGCGGAACGATTTCGCATAAATTTATCCCATCTTTGGATGCTATGAGCGAGGATTTAAACAACAAATTAGTTGAGCAAATTTTTAACTATGAAGTTGATGAAAACGCACCAAAAATCCTAACCGCGCTTGAAGAGGTGCTAACTCCATCGCAGATTGCTTATAAGATGATTTCGATTTTGCTTGATGCAAACCAACTATCTGGTCCTCAAAGCATAGGACTTGATGCGCAAAATATCGAGAGAATTTTAGAAAAGTATAAAAAAGGCGCTAACGACAAATCAAGAAATTCTCGCCAAAGACGAGGTTCAAGAGATGGTCGCGATAGTAGAGGAAGCAGAGATAGTAAACGCTCTGGTTATAAAAAAGATGGCGCTAGAGATAGTAGAAGCGAAGGCAGAAGCGAGTTTAAAAAAGACGATAGAAGAAAAAGCGAAAGTAGTTTTAAACAAAGCGATGCTAAAAAAAGGCGACTCTAAAAGAAGTGATAGCAGAAGAAGTGATGATAAATCTGCTAAATTTAAAGACAAAAAGCCACGTTCAAGCAAATTTTAATCAAGCTTGAAGCATAGATTTTAGCTTTAAAGCTAAAATTTCTTTTAAAACCGTTGATAAATTTGGTTTATGAAACCGCGTTTGCTTTGGTTTTAAAAGGCTTTTTTGATTTTCACTAAATTATACAAATTTAAAAATATATAAAAATTTAGCTAAAATTTATTTTTAAATACGGCTAAAATACTTCGCGATTTATTGTTTATTTTGTTTAGAATGCAAGGAAATAAGCATAAAAATAGGATTTAACTACAGCAAAAATTTATAGTGTTAGTAAGACTTCAAGTATCTTTAGGCTATAAAATTAGCCGGTAAATTTAGCTCACATTATTTACTTTCAAAACATAAAAACGTAAATTTAATACCACGTTTAAATTTTTCAATATAAAAGAATTTATCATTGTTAGTTGAGCTATTGCTTTTTAGGATTTGGTCATAGTTTAGGGTTGTAATACTAAAATCTTTTTAAAATTGTCTAATTTGAATGCTAATCTTATAAAATTTTTAAATTTAAAATGGTAAAAGCAGATAAATTTGCATTTATTCGCGTTGTGGTTGTAGTCTGAAATTATATAAAAAGATTAAATTTGAAGCATTTTTGCTATCTTGTTTTAATGCTTTTGTTGTGCGATACGGTTTTTTAGCTAAATGATTTTAAATTAGATTTGCATTTTTTGCAATTTTGTTTTAAATTTTTGCATTATTTATTTTACAAATATAAGTGTTTTTTATCAAAGTATTTGTGATATATAGGAATTTAAATAATTTTGGATTATAAATTTAGTTCATACATCATGTAAATTTGTGTAAGAAAATTTATAAATAAAAATAAAATTTTAGCCAAAAAACAGGATAAAACCCACATTTAATTAACTTAAATTCAGAAATAAACTCAACCTAAATTTAACACTACTTTTCTTATAGAATACTTAAAGTATATAAAATGTATAAGTTATCCAAAAGTAAAATTCATAACTTGTATTTAATTTTCTATAAAGTGATAAATTTTAAGAGCTTATAAAAGAAAATTATGCGATTATTACGCTTTTATAAATTTAAGGATAAATATGCAAGAGTTAGAAAATCACAACTTCACAAACCAAGGCGAACTCAAACGAAAGATGTCATCGCGCCACCTTTTTATGCTCTCTTTGGGCGGAGTTATCGGAACTGGACTGTTTTTAAGCTCTGGATATACTATCTCACAAGCTGGACCGTTTGGCGCGATAGTTGCGTATTTAGTCGGAGCGCTGGTAGTATATCTTGTCATGCTTTGTCTTGGCGAAATGGCGGTACAAATGCCAGTTAGCGGCTCTTTTGGCGTGTATGCAAGCAAATTTATCTCACCGGCGGCTGGATTTAGCGTAACGTGGCTTTATTGGATTTGTTGGGCTGTGGCACTTGGCACGGAGTTTATAGGAGCTGCGATTTTGATGCAAAGATGGTTTCCCGATATTGAAATTTGGGTTTTTGCCACTTTTTTTGCTGGGCTGATTTTTGCTATAAATGCTTTAAGTGTTCGCGCTTTTGCAGAAGCGGAGTTTTTCTTTTCAAGCATAAAAGTTATCGCTATTGTTGTATTTATCGTGCTTGGATTTGGCGCGATTTTTGGTTTTGTGAGTTTTGATGGAAGCAACGAAGCTGTTTTATTTTCAAATTTAACTCAAAATGGAGCTTTTCCAAATGGAGCTTTTGCGGTTTTAACGGTTATGCTTGCGGTTAATTACGCATTTTCTGGCACAGAGCTAATCGGCATAGCAGCGGGCGAGACTAAAGATCCAGACACGACAATCCCACATGCGATTAAAACAACTGTTTTTCGCCTTGTGATATTTTTCGTGCTTACGATGATAGTATTAGCCTCGCTTTTATCAATAAATGAGGCTGGAGTAACGCAGGCGCCGTTTGTTGTGGTCTTTGATAAGATGGATATACCATATGCTGCTGATATTATGAATTTCGTAGTCTTGACTGCGATACTTTCAGCTGGAAACTCTGGGCTTTATGCTTGCTCTCGTATGCTTTGGTCGCTTTCTAATGAGGGCATGATAAGTAGTTGGGTTGTTAAGATTGATAACAGGGGCGTTCCGATGAGAGCGCTTGTTTTATCGATGGTTGGCGCTGTTTTGGCGTTAGTTGCTAGCAAATTTGCTCCAGATACGATTTTTATAGCTCTTGTTTCGATTGCTGGATTTGCGGTTGTTGGAGTGTGGCTTTCGATACCGATTTCGCTTCTTGGTTTTAGAAAACAGTGGATAAAAGATGGTAAAAGTTTAGATGAACTTAAGTTTAAAACCCCATTTTTCCCATACATTCCATATATCGTTATAATTATACTTTTGCTTTCGCTTGTTTCGGTTGCGTGGGATAGTGATCAAAGGGCTGGGTTGATTTTTGGGTTGCCTTTTGTTGGATTTTGTTACTTGTATCACTACTTAAAATCAAGGTGCAAACGTGGGTAAATTTAGAGATTTGCTGGAAAAGAAGCGCTTTGTTTTACTTGATGGAGCGCTTGGAACACAGCTTGAAAGAAGTGGGTTTGATATAAGTGGTGAGCTTTGGAGCGCTAGATTTATCCTTGAAAATCCACAAGCTTTGAGTCAAATTCACGCAGACTATCTAAAAGCTGGGTGCGATATCATTACAACTTCAGGTTATCAAGCCTCTTTTAAAGCGCTTTGCGAGTATGGTTTGAGTGCAAATTTGGCTTTAAATATGATAAAAAAGACAGTTTTTATAGCAAAAGATGAGGTTAAAAAGGCTAAAAGTAGCGCACTAGTTGCGGCTAGTTTTGGACCATATGGAGCGTATTTGGCTGATGGATCTGAATTTAGCGGAAGTTACAATCTTAGTCAAGATGAGTATTTTGAGTTTTACAAACCAACGATTAAAGCTGTTTTAGAAGCTAAAGCAGATGTGCTGTGCTTTGAAACGATACCAAATTTTGATGAAATAAGGGCGCTTTGCGCTCTTTTAAAGAGCGAATTTAATGGGTGCGAAGCGTGGATAAGTTGTAGTGCTAAAAATGAGTCACAAATTTGTGATGGAAGCTTGATTGGTGAGGTTGCTAGCTTTTTAAACGAGCAAGAAAATATAGTCGCTTTTGGGATAAACTGCACGAAAGCTAAGTTTTTTAACGCACTTTTAAAGGCAATAAGTTTTGTTAGTAACAAGCCTTTGATAGCCTATCCAAATGGCGGTGGCGCTTATGATGGGGCTACTCAAAGTTGGATTTGCGATAAAACTCATACCGATTTAGATGAGAGTTTTTTAGCGTGGGCTAAGCTTGGAGTGCGGATTATGGGAGGGTGTTGTAACACAACCCCAGAAGATATCGCAAGGTTAAAAGTTGTAATGGATAGGAAAAATAATCAAATTTAAGTTAAGGCTAAATTTACAAGAGTTTTTGCTTGTATTTTAACTTTTTAGCTTGGCGATAAAATAAGCTATAAATTTAGATATTATGATAAATCAAAACAGCTTGTTTTAAATTTAGTTTTTAACTTAAATTTGATAAAGCAAACTTGAACTAGTTAAAACTTTTGGCTAAATTATGATATTTTATAGTAAAAGCGGTATAAATTTATATATAATTTGGCTATTTTAATAAAGTGATTATTAAGTTAGAATTAACTTTTTATCGATTTTTTTAAAGATTAACAAATTTTTTAAAAAATCTTAAATAAGTTTCGCTAAAACCGCTAAAATGCTTGAAAAAAAAGCATAAATTTGATATAGTTCAAAAATTTTTTATGGAGCAGTGTATGACATACGATGAATTAGAGCTTGAAGCCTATCTTTTGGAAGTTTTGGAAGAGTATAAGGATTTTGATAATATGGATGATGAAGAGTTATATGAACTGATGGTTAAAGTTGCTAGTTTTATGGATGAAGACTACGAAGAGGCATATGAATATATAAGTCAGTTTAACCCGATTGACAAAAAGCGTATCTTAGCGCTAGATTTACCTAGATAATCACCCCAATGTTACGGCTGCGATGGCAAAACCGCCATCGTGACTTATGCTTAGGCTTGATTTTGTGAAGTTAAATTTACTTAGTGTAGTTTCTTTAAATTTAAGTTTTGGTGCACCTTTTATATCTTTGTAAATTTCAACATCTAAAAAAGAAAATTCCTCTCCAATGCCAACTCCAAGTGCTTTTGAAATAGCCTCTTTGGCTGCATAAAAACCGGCTAAACTAGCATCTGTTTTGGCAAGTTTTATCTCATTTTCGCATAAAAACCTTGTTAAAAATTTATCTCCAAATTTTTCTTTTAAGTTTGAAATTCGAGAAATTTGAACTATATCGATACCAAGCATTTTTTTCCTTAATCAAAGCTATAAATTTAAAAACCCTTTAATCCCATCAAAAATAGTCTGAGCAGAAAGCCCTGCTAGTATTAGCCCTGTTAGTTTTGACATGATTAAAAGTCCTTGTTTGCCTATGATTTTTTGTATAAAGTTTGTGGAGTAAAGCATAAGCCCTATAAGCACAACAGCGCAAATCAAAGATAAGCTAACTGCTAAAAGCTCCTTGTTTTCATACGAAATTCCAAAAACCAAAAGCATACCAACTGTGCCAGGTCCTATGGTTATGGGTATAGCAAGTGGGACGACTGCGATTTCGCTAAGGGATTTTGTGTTTGACTTACTATCATCTTTGCTACCTTTGACTAGTTCAACTGCAGTTAGAAAAAGTATCGCTCCAGCGCCTATTTTAAATGCATCAATCGTGATGCCAAACACGTTAAAAATGTGTTTTCCAAAAAATAAAATCACAAGACAAATAACGATAATCGAAAATGCAACCTTGATAGCAAGGAGCTTTCGCTCTTTTGTCGTAGCATCTTCTGTCATGCTCATAAAAACTGAAAGCACAAAAAATGGTGTCATGATAAAAAACATTTTCACGGTGTTACTGATAAAAAAATCCATCCCAAGCTCCAAGAAATTTAAGCACAATTATACCAAATTTAGCTTATTTAAGGTTTGCTTTTATCAAAACAGGCTGGCTAGAAGGCAAATTTATTAAATTAGATTAAATTTATTTTGTAAATTTATAAATTTCTTAAATAAGTTGTAAAATCATTCTGATACTTAGTGCAAATGGTATAAGCGCAAAGATTTTTTTGACATTTTTAGATGGAATTTTATGTATTAGCTTAACTCCAAGTGGCGCAAAAAAATAACTTGCCGTCGCTACAAAGAAAACGGCTATGAAATTTACATAACCAACTGTAAAATTAGCAAACGATGAGTCCTGCCAGCCATATACGATATATCCGATAGTCCCTGAAATAGCCAGCGGAAAGCCAACAGCAGAAGATGTTCCTATGGCTTTTTTGATATCAATGCCTTGCCAAGTAAGAAAGGGCACAGTTAAAATTCCACCACCAATAGAAACTAAAGATGAGATAATGCCTATGCCACCACCTGCGGCAAATTGAAATTTTGCTGGAAGCAAACGCTCTTGTTGGGCTGTTTTAGTTGATGAAAAGAACATATTTAAAGATGAGTAAAACATAAAAATAGAAAATATAATAGCTAGATAAAACGAGCTTATAACAGAGGCGATAAATGCGCCAACAAGCGTTCCTATGACAACGCCAGGAGCTATCATCTTAAAAACTTGCCAGTGGACTGATGACTTTTTGTTATGGGCTTTAAAACTTGAAAAAGATGTGATGATGATACTGCACATGCTTGTGCCAAGTGCAAGATGCAAGACTTGATCGCTTGCAATGCCATTGTACAAAAATATCGATGTTAAAATAGGAACTAAAACCCCACCGCCACCTATGCCAAACATACCGGCGACGATTCCTACAAAAGCACCAAGAGCTAGCAAAGATATAATGGTTTCATAATTTAACATGCCATGCCTTATAAATTTAGTTAAAGATGTATTTTACCAAAATAGTTAAAAATAGCGCAACAAAAGTAATAAAACTTAGCTTTTTCTATCGATATAGTGAAGCACAAAAGCAAAGATAAGTGCGCTTATGATAAGGATTAAAACAACATAATATGTCCCACCAGTTCCACTTGAAAATGGAAGCGATGATGTGTTGATACCAAAAAATCCAACTATAAAATTTAGTGGCAAAAATATACCAGAAAGCATGGTTAGCGCATAGAGAGATTTTTGAATTTTTTCATCTTTATATGTTGAGTGAACCATATAAATGGTGTCTAAATTCTCTATGGCGTAATCTGTGTTTTTGTTTGAGCGCTGAATATGCTCTAACAAATCATCAAATTTGATATTTAAATCTTGATTTTCAGAGTGGTAAAATTTAAGAAATTCTTTAAAAGCTTCATCTGCTTTGGACAAAACTCTTGACATTTTTATGAGATTACTTTTGTTAAAAAACCAAATTTTGTTAAAATTATCCAAATCTTGATTTTCATAAAAGCGGTTTTCTAGCTTCTCGATTTTATTAGATAAGATGGCTACTATCTCTAAAATTTTATTTATCTTTGGATCTAAAAACTCAAACAATGCGTCATATCCATCTATTTTGATGAAATTGTCACCATCAAAGTGATAAATTTTGTTATTTTCTATGATTAAATTTAGATTAAATGGCTCTATTTTTTTATCTTTTAGCGTAAAAAGCTTCAAGATAAGTATGTTGTAGTTGCTGTTTTGTATAAAAGCGGAGTTATGTTTTGAGCTTTTTATATCTTCTAAGTGAAACTCATTTAACTTAACCATTCATAACCACGCTTTTAAAGTTGTATTAGAAGACCCCCAAGTGGAGGTCTTTTTGCTAGTGTAGACTAGACCAAATTTTGTTTTTCCAAAGTCCTGCAAAAACAGCTAGTATCACGAAGTATATCATGATATAAACAGATGTTTTCTCTCTTTCAGATTTTTTGCTATCGCCTACTTTTTCCATATATGCGATAATCTTAGCCTCTGAAGCTTGATTTAGTCCAACACGTGGCATAGCAGTTCCAGGAAGCATTTTTTGAGTATCATTTATAAAGTTATGAAGATAGTCTGCGTTTCTTGATCTAATATACATAGATAAATCAGGCGGAGTTGAACCCATAAAGTGAGCAACACTTTGTTTGTTTCCATCTGTAAATACCTTGTCGTATTTCATGTCATGACATCTTTGGCAAGCATCTTTAAATACTTGTTTGCCATCAACTTCTTTTGGCGCGATTGATTTAAGATATGCAACGATATCTGCAATCTCTTGATTTAAATCCCCACCAAGACCGAAAAATCCAGGCATTGGGTGTGGATGCTCGTCGTTAAATTTATGAGAAACTTTCATAGCCATAACTGGATCTTTTATAAGTGCAGCTAAGAATTTGCCATCATAAATAGCACCAGCTGTGCTTAAATCAGGCGGATTGACACCATAAGCTTCGCTTGAAGTTTTTGAATCCATCGCAGCTGGTATATTTGCAACTTCTAAACCATGACACGCCGTACAACCAGCTGACATAAATGTCTCTGCGCCAGTTGTTGCATTTCCTTTGCTTAAATCGATTTTGTTAATCTCGCTCCAAAAGATAGTGTATTTATCATTTGTAGCTTTAGCATCGTTTAAAGTTTTTTTAGCGCTGTTTATCAAATCGTCATTTTTAGAAGCTTCGGCAACTTTTAGCGCAGCTTCTGCTTTTGTGACATTAGTTTTATCAAGTGCTAAATCTTCGGCAGCAAAGTCGTAGTTAGCAGGAGCAACATGAGGATGTAACTTTGTATGAGCGTATGGCTCAACACCCCAATAAAGGGCGCCTACGGCTACTAAAACTATTATTAGTGTTTTTAACTCTTTCATATTTAACCCCTTTTTCTCTCTGCTATAGTAATAAGTGGCAAGCATACTACAAGCAATATAATATAAAGAATAGAAAGCACAAAGCCTATGTATGTATTATCTATACCGCCGGTTATGCCATCAGCAGGAAGTTTACCAAATACGCTAAGAAGTATAAGATCGATAATCAAAACCCAAAACCAGATAAAAAATGCTTTGTTTTTATGCGCAGGTGCGACAACATCGCTTCTATCAAACCATGGGATAAATATCAAGCTCACACCAGCAAACGCAAATGCGATTAAGCCAATGTCTGCTGCTTTCATAGGACCAACATCAAAGAAAAAGCCTCTTAAAATTTCATATTCCCACAAGAAATACCACTCAGGATATATATGCGGTGGCGTTTTTAGACTATTTGCTGGATCAAAGTTAATCGGATCCATTGCAAAGTTAAAGTTAAAGCCAACAAGGTAGAAGAAAAATACCATAAAGATAGATACATAAAAGAAATCTTTTGATAAAAATCCCGGCCAAAAAGGTATAACTTTTGACTCAGCAGTTTTTCCCTCAAGGTATTTATCAGCTTCTAAGTCAAAGTCAATCTCTTCGCCCTCAAGGTTGTTAACATGAGGAAATCTTAAAGCATAGAAGTGAAATGCTATAACAGCTATGATTACTATAGGAAGTAAACAAACATGAAGCATGAAAAATCTAGTAAGAGTTGGATCGCTAACAGCATAATCTCCTCTTATCCACTCAACAACAGCAGGTCCTATGACTGGAATTCCACCAAAAAGTTGAGTTATAACTTGTGCTGCCCAGTAGCTCATCTGTCCCCAAGGAAGCATATATCCACTAAAAGCTTCAGCAGAAAAGATTAAAAATAGTAAAATTCCGCTCACCCATATCATCTCACGACCTTGTTTGTAAGAGCGGTAGTAAATCGCTGTGAAAGTGTGGATGTAGATGATTAGAAATGTTACAGAAGCAGCAATCGCGTGGATATGTCGCCATAGCCAGCCGTATTCGACTTCTTGCATTATAGTGTAGTTTACACTATCAAAAGCTAAGTTTGCATCAGGCTTATAATACATCATAAGCATAAGTCCGCTTACAAAAAGCAGAATAAAAAGTGTCATTAATATAACGCCCATAGCCCAAAGAAAGTTTATGTTTTTTGGTATCCAATACTCGCTAACCATAACTTTCCAAAATTTAGTTGTAGCTAGTCTTTGATCAAACCAATCCCCAAGACTAGTAGCTTTTCTTATATGTGCCATTTACCTCTCCTTATGCTTGACTAACAAGTTTTTCGTACTCAGGCCCAGTTTCGCCAAGTACAAGTTTTGTGCCATCTATCTTAAACGGTGGTATATCAAGAGGGCGTGGAGGAGGGCCAAATATGTTGTTTCCGCTGACATCAAAGATGCCTCCATGACAGGCGCATACAAATTGACCGCCTTTGTAGCTAGGGATACAACCAAGATGCGTACAAAGCCCTATACAAACTGTATATCTTGCACCGCCAACCACTACATCGCGTTTCGCGTCATTTTTCATATCCGCGGTTTTTTTGAGGATGAAGATCGGTTTTTTTCTCCACTCTACTTGATAAAGCTCCCCATCTTTTATCGGACTAAGATCTACTGTGGTAAATCCGGCAGCCTTTACGCTAGGAAGCGGATCCCAAGTTTTCTTGAGTGCAACAAGAGAGAAAATTCCCCCCACTGCTGCGACCGCACCAAAGGACATACCGATAAAATTTCGTCGATCGTTTTTTTCAACAGACATCGTATCTTCCTTAAAAATAAAATAATATTTGCATTCTACCTAATTTTTTATTAAAAAGTTATGATTTAGAAATATTTTTTTAAAAATTTAAGCAAAATTAAAATGCAATTACATTATAAATTTGCTAAACCATTTGCTTTAAAATATATATTTTATATAAGAGTGGTTAAATTTAGATAATTTAATCACTATTTTTTAAAGTAATAAATCCAAATCAATCTTTTAAATTCTCTCCAACTTGCTCTTTAAAATGTTTGATATTGATATGCAAAATATCAATCGCAGCAGGTGTTACACCACTTATCTCGCTTGCTGCAAAAAGAGTTGGTGGGTTAAATTTATTTAATTTTTCGATTATCTCTTTGCTAATACCAGAAATTTTAGAAAAGTCTAAATTTGGTGGAATTTTCACGCTCATCAAGCCTTTCATCTTCTCAACTTCGCTTTTTTGGATTTGGATATAAAAGAAATATTTGCACTCGATTAAAATTTGCTCTAACACATCTTCGCTAAAGCTTAAAAACAGCTCATTTAGTTTTTTTAGCTTTTCAACTGTAAAGCTTTTCCTGCCAACTATCTTTTGTAAGCTCGCATTTTGGCTAATTGGCTCTTCATCCAGACTTGCTAAAAGCTCCAAAGTCGGCTTTGATGGTGTTACGACTGTATTTGTTAAAAAGTCCATTCCTCTTTGAATTTCATTTTTGAAATTTAGAACTTTTTCATAATCTTCTTGACTCAAAAGTCCGATTTCGCGCCCGTATTTGCTTAGTCTTAAAGTCGCGTTATCCTCTCTTAAAAGCAGCCTAAACTCAGCTCTACTTGTAAACATTCTATATGGCTCTTTTGTCCCTTTTGTTACCAAATCATCGATTAAAACGCCGATATATGCCTCATCACGCCTAAAAACAAGCGGCTCTTTTTCTCTTAAACTTTGCACCGCGTTAATGCCTGCCATCAGCCCTTGCGCACCTGCTTCTTCATATCCTGTTGTGCCGTTGATTTGCCCAGCTAAAAACAGCCCCTTGACTTTTTTTGTCTCAAGTGAGTGTTTTAGCTCGGTTGGATTTACATAATCATACTCTATAGCGTATCCGTGGCGAACGATTCTAGCGTTTTCAAAGCCTTTTATGCTTTTTATAAACTCAACTTGTACATCATAAGGCAAAGATGTGCTAAGCCCGTTTACGTAGTATTCGCTTGCATCTTTTGTTTGTGGTTCGACGAAGACATGGTGGCGCTCTCGTTCGCTAAAACGGTTAATTTTATCTTCAATACTTGGGCAATACCTTGGTCCAACGCCTTCGATTTGTCCTGTAAAAAGTGGCGCGCGGTCGAAATTCGAGCGGATTATCTCGTGAGTATTTAAATTCGTATATGCGATATAACAAGGAAGTTGCGTTGGGTTAAAATTTTTAGTTTTAAAGCTAAAAGGGTGTGGTTTCTCATCCCCATCTTGAAGCTCTAACACGCTAAAATCAATACT
It encodes:
- a CDS encoding DEAD/DEAH box helicase encodes the protein MQINEFSIFGLDQNIEQALLEAGFKTPSPVQKEAIPLALEGFDMVVQAHTGTGKTAAFGLPIMSKMVCDGSIETLVVTPTRELCIQVSDELYRLGKYKGVKTASIYGGQSYSRQISQVNGEASIIVATPGRLLDLLKSGKIEINPKFIILDEADEMLDMGFLDDIKEILKFTPPSAQKLLFSATMPEPIKKIAKEFLHDAKYVKIVSDTSTNVDIEQEYYVVEESERTDATIRLIDFYEPQKAIIFCRMKKEADALAHTLLAKGHPSKALHGDMDQKDREATIRAFKKGDVEILVATDVAARGLDIDGVSHVFNYHIPFNPQSYVHRIGRTGRAGHKGLAITLVSPQEFRDLQRIKQSVGGTISHKFIPSLDAMSEDLNNKLVEQIFNYEVDENAPKILTALEEVLTPSQIAYKMISILLDANQLSGPQSIGLDAQNIERILEKYKKGANDKSRNSRQRRGSRDGRDSRGSRDSKRSGYKKDGARDSRSEGRSEFKKDDRRKSESSFKQSDAKKRRL
- a CDS encoding amino acid permease, whose amino-acid sequence is MQELENHNFTNQGELKRKMSSRHLFMLSLGGVIGTGLFLSSGYTISQAGPFGAIVAYLVGALVVYLVMLCLGEMAVQMPVSGSFGVYASKFISPAAGFSVTWLYWICWAVALGTEFIGAAILMQRWFPDIEIWVFATFFAGLIFAINALSVRAFAEAEFFFSSIKVIAIVVFIVLGFGAIFGFVSFDGSNEAVLFSNLTQNGAFPNGAFAVLTVMLAVNYAFSGTELIGIAAGETKDPDTTIPHAIKTTVFRLVIFFVLTMIVLASLLSINEAGVTQAPFVVVFDKMDIPYAADIMNFVVLTAILSAGNSGLYACSRMLWSLSNEGMISSWVVKIDNRGVPMRALVLSMVGAVLALVASKFAPDTIFIALVSIAGFAVVGVWLSIPISLLGFRKQWIKDGKSLDELKFKTPFFPYIPYIVIIILLLSLVSVAWDSDQRAGLIFGLPFVGFCYLYHYLKSRCKRG
- the mmuM gene encoding homocysteine S-methyltransferase; this encodes MGKFRDLLEKKRFVLLDGALGTQLERSGFDISGELWSARFILENPQALSQIHADYLKAGCDIITTSGYQASFKALCEYGLSANLALNMIKKTVFIAKDEVKKAKSSALVAASFGPYGAYLADGSEFSGSYNLSQDEYFEFYKPTIKAVLEAKADVLCFETIPNFDEIRALCALLKSEFNGCEAWISCSAKNESQICDGSLIGEVASFLNEQENIVAFGINCTKAKFFNALLKAISFVSNKPLIAYPNGGGAYDGATQSWICDKTHTDLDESFLAWAKLGVRIMGGCCNTTPEDIARLKVVMDRKNNQI
- the acpS gene encoding holo-ACP synthase; amino-acid sequence: MLGIDIVQISRISNLKEKFGDKFLTRFLCENEIKLAKTDASLAGFYAAKEAISKALGVGIGEEFSFLDVEIYKDIKGAPKLKFKETTLSKFNFTKSSLSISHDGGFAIAAVTLG
- a CDS encoding MarC family protein; this translates as MDFFISNTVKMFFIMTPFFVLSVFMSMTEDATTKERKLLAIKVAFSIIVICLVILFFGKHIFNVFGITIDAFKIGAGAILFLTAVELVKGSKDDSKSNTKSLSEIAVVPLAIPITIGPGTVGMLLVFGISYENKELLAVSLSLICAVVLIGLMLYSTNFIQKIIGKQGLLIMSKLTGLILAGLSAQTIFDGIKGFLNL
- a CDS encoding sulfite exporter TauE/SafE family protein; translation: MLNYETIISLLALGAFVGIVAGMFGIGGGGVLVPILTSIFLYNGIASDQVLHLALGTSMCSIIITSFSSFKAHNKKSSVHWQVFKMIAPGVVIGTLVGAFIASVISSFYLAIIFSIFMFYSSLNMFFSSTKTAQQERLLPAKFQFAAGGGIGIISSLVSIGGGILTVPFLTWQGIDIKKAIGTSSAVGFPLAISGTIGYIVYGWQDSSFANFTVGYVNFIAVFFVATASYFFAPLGVKLIHKIPSKNVKKIFALIPFALSIRMILQLI